The sequence GGCTACTATACCTAGTAGAAACTAGTAGTTACTAAGTCTTCTTTTAATCTAACTCCTGCATATATTCATCGAGCAAATCATCTTCATCTTGATCCACCGGAACATCCCCATCATACACTTTATAATCCATATGTTGGAAATAAGCTTCTTTGACGAAAGTATATGGATCCAATGCATTATCGACTAAGCGTTCTTGATCAATTGCAGCGGCTCTTGTATGCAGGTTTTTCAGTCCCCATTTTACCAATGACTGCCACATTGTAAGCTCTGATAATGGAAAGTATAGATCATCGACCCAGTCTGAGGCGAGCTCACGGGTCACATAAGGCCCAAGAAAGGGAGCCATAAAATACGGACCGTTAGGAACTCCATAATAACCAAGTACTTCATTGAAGTCGTCTTGTTTACGCGGCAGCCCAATCATATCGGCCACATCGATAACGCCTAACAAGCCTAATGTAGTATTGATAGTAAAACGGCCACCGGCATTGGCAGCCCACCCCCATTTACCTTGTAGTGTGTTATTCACTAAGGCGTTGGGTTCTTCGAAATTTAAGACAAAATTATTGATACCTGTTTTTACCGGTCTTGGTACATAATCATTGTAGCCATGAGCAACCGGACGATAAAAGTATCGGTCCATAAACAGATAGTTAAAGTCCCACATGGCACGGTTAAACCCTTCAAGTGGATCTCTGTCATCAATATAAAGAACGGCGACCTGATCTTCTTGCTCTTGTGCTGTTTGAATCTTTTCTGCTTGGGCTGGAGCTAGCTCCTGACTATGCGATACTT is a genomic window of Shewanella psychrophila containing:
- a CDS encoding VacJ family lipoprotein; the protein is MKLKWIASVVVALGLNYGINGLVFATESVTEQGKNSQHEILTVNLSQELSEQEQAQQVSHSQELAPAQAEKIQTAQEQEDQVAVLYIDDRDPLEGFNRAMWDFNYLFMDRYFYRPVAHGYNDYVPRPVKTGINNFVLNFEEPNALVNNTLQGKWGWAANAGGRFTINTTLGLLGVIDVADMIGLPRKQDDFNEVLGYYGVPNGPYFMAPFLGPYVTRELASDWVDDLYFPLSELTMWQSLVKWGLKNLHTRAAAIDQERLVDNALDPYTFVKEAYFQHMDYKVYDGDVPVDQDEDDLLDEYMQELD